In Pollutimonas sp. M17, a single genomic region encodes these proteins:
- a CDS encoding type I polyketide synthase — protein MNSAAPQDTTLLLPHILDRRARSRGDGWWFTFLDSQGRPQCRWSAPDLASRARAIAARLMRDTQPGEPVLLVFHAGPDFLAAFMACLWSGRLATPINPPRRNRLIERLVAVTTDSGARVALTSEGLLSATDEWRGSNARLAALSWVAVDGLPDQPDLQPASILADDTAFLQYTSGSTAMPKGVRVSHGNLLHDLQRMGEVWGIAEQSVMISWLPAFHDLGLIFGLLQPLYSGCGSVQMAPNTFLQKPLIWLQAMSQFRGTHSAAPSFAYDLCSRRIAPQDRAGLDLGSMVMTMNAAEPINPAVMDQFVSEFAPYGFRPATFAPAYGLAESTLAVTGNPVGDLPVLRHFDGEALSAGRMLPSDPDAPAARVMPGSGRPLPDIPIAIVDPETLRRCPPGHIGEVWVGGPTIATGYWRRPEESAAAFGARIDGEPHAGGFLRTGDLGAVVDGELFITGRIKDVIILAGANFYPQDIEWVAQRSHDALRRDNGAAFHLEADGSGIGREQVVLVQEMERSRRGEATGPVFDAMVQAVWQQLEISLSRIVLVPPGTVLRTSSGKIQRMANKRAYLAGELPVIAQWEAQSPSRIEGAPSEAGAGKEMDGRSMRAWLTQWLADRLGLAPDSLPADCGFAELGLDSLASTELAFALGERLGVPVPETVAYDYPTLARLTAHFASDGIRAAASADQSQAVSNTAPLPDDSIAVVGLACRFPGAPDAQAYWRLLDSGQDAIGQPPAGRPEGAGLGPGGYIDDIDRFDAAFFGIRDSEASHMDPQHRLLLEVAWHALEDAGAADRPRRPSATGVFLGISTHDYGLRFQGPGASYSPLAATGNSASTAAGRLAHLLDVNGPALVLDTACSSSLVAVHAASRSLRQGECDMALAGGVNLLINDILTQGFAAAGMLSPGHACRTFDAAADGYVRGEGGGIVVLKRLADALRDGDRIRAVIRGAAVNHDGRASSLTAPNASAQAALIRKALRDAGLQAPDVHVVECHGTGTPLGDPIEVQALADVYGDGRDAPLLIGSVKTNIGHLEAAAGIAGMIKAVLMLESGRLAPTLHQRNPNPRIAWDRLPVQVIDAPRPWPPCHPARAAVSSFGFSGTNAHLILEAAGTPPIAIQHHGPIVLPLSAPDAQGLDRLAGTLATWLEDGRADLRGLAASLAVGRGRFPLRAAVVAQDIDEAIAGLRAVAAGDTPLVGARGLAPADPPRLGFLYTGQGSQWAGMGKDLYGGDAAFRRMVDDCAAIVDPLLGCSVAAAMFGDDPDSDLADTRLAQPALFILGYALADRLAAWGITPQISIGHSLGEWVAACRAGVFTLDQALRLVVQRGTLMGAGAGGGRMAAVFVSPDAVPDAARHLLKQVDIAAVNAPDEFVVSGAAADIDALGAGLEAHGIGCQPLRTAHAFHSRLMDAALKPFAAAMAGAALSPPRTALVSNLTGQLDAPFDTEDYWVRHIREPVRFAQGMSTLAASGARVLIEVGASPALMGAASRTADFAEEPPVIVPTLRRNRPAGQTLGNVLAHLFVAGADIRWDEVYASAKRVSAPGYPFAGQRHWIPLPQAGATMPTATVPLREERGDAASPPDIATSAVDGAPIDHRQQIADVLVRSLQLAPSDAQSERGFLELGVDSLALTEAVATLERRWSIAIPRRALFENLGSPGRLIAYILQALTESSPAPAPEIPTAAPAAAIAHAPQPAVAAPPQNIGDPEALAAFARAYVGRSRASQDQRRKYGPYLADSRAVAGFRNETRSMLYPIVGASARGSRLIDVDGNEYVDSAMGFGVQLFGHSPAFLTEAINRHLTERGLFIGPQAHLAGEVAERLCRMTGNARAAFCNSGTEAVMTALRLARHTTGRQRIAMFSGSYHGHFDGTLAQAGANGTTVALASGTPPGMVGDVLVLDYGDEAAALEILAREASTLAAVIVEPVQGRRPDRQPRAFLQQVRELTRKSGTALIFDEVLLGFRVAQGGAQAWADVRADLVTYGKIVGGGLPIGVVAGDAAYLDALDGGAWSFDGKELPREDRSFFAGTFNKNPLAMVAAQAVLAHLEEAGPSLQTSLNQRTESFAARLNAVLQAEETSISVHHFSSLYRYVGASDLFYNHLIQNGVYVWEGRTCFLSTAHTDQDLDRIAAAVQAAVRAMRAAGMLAPRTPAPAPATRSSEPERLPTTPGQQALRLLASFSPETSAAYNQSLVFDLNGPLDVAALQAALGEVVDRHEALRTTFPEDGESQLIHPVLAPDVKVMDSDPARDGAEQDWLDRMALAPLDLERGPLVVARIVRKSPDAHRLLIVMPHLITDGWSMQLMALELAELYSARIEKRPAALDIPVPYRRYIDHCRKHAMLPELAAYWQDMYATVPAPLQLPTDRPRPALQTFSGACASRDRLPPELLERLQARGRQTGSSLFSVCLAAYGRLLSRLSGQDEMAVAIFSAGQPELPASTLMGYCVSVLPVRMDAGASASHDGLIRATQRAVAGAMAHRDYPYSRLLKDLKLRRDPARPPLACVSFNLDRTDAAPHFAGLTTQVEANTHQAVRWDLNWNMQIDADGLRIDAHYNRDLFDADRVQGWLDSYVAILDELAGSDPGGGATDRVVHGALDVADAQGGYPCLAARVAEHAARTPDAPAVRDRRGTVDYRSLDAYAAGLAAQLAKAGVQAGDRVAFRLERGLGPVVAILAIMRLGAAFVPLDDEHPDEHHAAILQDSAARVLIAEPGTGRAPAGTPIVPWSRAPREPLERDTAATPSPCQAVAGGDIAYILYTSGSTGRPKGVLISHEAVHTYVTALLARLGATAPMSFAIVTSFAADLGYTSVLGALWTGGLLHAVDADSARDPAALQQWLTETPVDALKIVPSHLAALLDAPQAAALLPRHALILGGDALAWGLVDRIRALGAGCRVYNHYGPTETTIGACMTEATAALRMEDSPMVPVGPPLAGYEVRILGSDGSVLEDGDEGEIVISGPAVAAGYTHGDAGAGPFTLARDGRRSYRTGDIGRRHPDGAIAFLGRQGDMVKIRGHRIEPAGLAETIRTCPGVRDAAVLVDQAAGREPSLVAAVAGDIGKDDVLAWLTQRVPKAMVPARVLMLPALPLTVNGKVDRQALLRAASDPAPAPPADTHENQQASTGGAAADILRGLWCDVLQRPDIALDDDFFALGGDSIMAIQIVGRARAAGLALTPAQVFQAPTVRALAQLAVPVQAAAAGLAPLAHPVALTPIQQWFLETPMADRNRWCLTAVFQTSMDVGAAALRETLLAMVERHDALRTRWNAAAEEQTQQTGRADAPNVIIAEAGAGMTQEALQAMEDLLADQLMDQLDIAAGRIIAAGAIRAGLSDTRIVIAAHHGLTDMVSWGILADDLATGLSKGTQAIAAASTSWSWWAQSLARQREAMAGTLPYWRRVAAQANDAMALPMDHARAADLEGDVREARLRIEADTASRYFTGMASVFGLRAHEAVLAGLGRCLVDWAGGTLAVELEGHGRQPLDASIDLSRTVGWFTTRYPVVLPCAMAHDEEGWLVAAKETLRQIPDDGMGYGLLRYGGDPALRAEPAVSFNFVGELKQFGAGRLALLRLGAGQERDPHAGRRHVLAFDGWLEEGSLVISCRYGARHAPETITALLARLENRFMSMLQTCESSSAAVYTPSDFTAMDFSQDELDRLMGELGDP, from the coding sequence ATGAATTCCGCCGCCCCGCAAGACACCACCCTGCTGCTTCCCCACATCCTGGATCGGAGGGCACGCAGCCGGGGCGACGGCTGGTGGTTCACCTTTCTCGACAGCCAGGGCCGGCCCCAATGCCGTTGGAGCGCCCCCGACCTGGCGTCGCGCGCCCGCGCCATCGCGGCCCGGCTCATGCGCGACACCCAACCTGGCGAGCCGGTGCTACTGGTGTTCCATGCCGGTCCCGACTTCCTTGCCGCATTTATGGCCTGCCTATGGAGCGGCCGCCTGGCAACGCCCATCAATCCGCCGCGGCGCAATCGCCTGATCGAACGACTGGTGGCCGTAACCACCGACTCCGGCGCCCGCGTCGCACTGACCAGCGAGGGGCTGCTGAGCGCCACGGACGAATGGCGCGGGTCCAACGCGCGCTTGGCCGCCCTGTCCTGGGTGGCCGTGGACGGGCTGCCCGACCAGCCCGACCTTCAGCCCGCCTCCATACTGGCGGACGATACTGCCTTCCTGCAGTACACCTCGGGCTCGACGGCCATGCCCAAGGGGGTCCGGGTCAGCCACGGGAACCTGCTGCACGACCTGCAGCGCATGGGCGAGGTGTGGGGCATAGCCGAGCAGTCCGTCATGATCAGCTGGCTGCCCGCCTTTCATGACCTCGGGCTGATCTTCGGCCTGCTTCAGCCCTTGTACTCGGGTTGCGGTTCGGTCCAGATGGCACCCAACACCTTTCTGCAGAAGCCCCTGATCTGGTTGCAGGCCATGTCGCAATTTCGCGGCACGCATTCGGCGGCCCCCAGCTTCGCCTACGATCTGTGCAGCCGGCGCATCGCGCCGCAGGACCGCGCCGGCCTGGACCTTGGCAGCATGGTCATGACCATGAACGCCGCTGAACCCATCAACCCGGCGGTCATGGATCAGTTCGTCAGCGAGTTCGCGCCGTATGGATTCAGGCCCGCCACGTTCGCGCCGGCCTATGGCCTGGCGGAAAGCACCCTGGCCGTGACCGGAAACCCCGTCGGCGACCTGCCGGTCCTGCGGCATTTCGACGGCGAAGCGCTGTCCGCCGGCCGCATGCTGCCCAGCGACCCGGACGCGCCGGCAGCACGGGTCATGCCGGGCAGCGGCCGGCCCCTGCCGGATATTCCCATCGCCATCGTCGATCCGGAAACGCTGCGGCGCTGCCCGCCCGGCCATATCGGCGAAGTCTGGGTGGGCGGACCCACCATTGCAACAGGCTACTGGCGGCGGCCCGAAGAATCCGCCGCCGCATTCGGTGCAAGAATCGACGGCGAGCCGCATGCCGGCGGCTTTTTGCGCACGGGCGATCTGGGGGCCGTGGTGGACGGGGAACTGTTCATCACCGGCCGCATCAAGGACGTGATCATCCTGGCCGGCGCCAATTTTTACCCGCAAGACATCGAGTGGGTGGCGCAGCGGTCGCACGATGCGCTGCGGCGCGACAACGGCGCGGCTTTCCATCTTGAAGCCGACGGCTCCGGCATTGGCCGCGAGCAGGTCGTGCTGGTCCAGGAAATGGAACGCTCGCGGCGCGGCGAAGCGACAGGCCCCGTTTTCGACGCCATGGTACAGGCCGTCTGGCAACAGCTGGAAATTTCCCTGTCGCGCATCGTGCTGGTGCCGCCGGGCACCGTGCTGCGCACGTCCAGCGGCAAGATACAGCGCATGGCCAACAAGCGCGCTTACCTGGCGGGCGAGCTGCCCGTGATTGCACAATGGGAAGCGCAGTCGCCCAGCCGGATCGAAGGGGCGCCGTCCGAGGCTGGGGCCGGCAAAGAAATGGACGGCCGCAGCATGCGCGCCTGGCTGACGCAGTGGCTGGCGGATCGATTGGGCCTTGCCCCCGACAGCCTGCCCGCGGACTGCGGTTTTGCCGAACTGGGGCTGGACTCCCTGGCCTCCACGGAATTGGCCTTCGCGCTGGGAGAACGCCTGGGCGTGCCGGTGCCGGAGACCGTCGCGTACGACTATCCCACGCTGGCGCGGCTGACCGCCCATTTTGCGTCCGACGGCATCCGGGCCGCCGCCAGTGCCGATCAAAGCCAGGCTGTGAGCAATACCGCGCCCCTGCCCGACGATTCCATTGCGGTCGTCGGCCTGGCTTGCCGGTTTCCCGGCGCGCCCGATGCGCAAGCCTACTGGCGCTTGCTGGACTCCGGCCAGGACGCCATCGGACAGCCGCCCGCCGGCAGGCCCGAAGGCGCCGGCCTGGGGCCGGGCGGCTATATCGACGACATCGACCGTTTCGACGCCGCCTTCTTCGGCATACGCGACAGCGAGGCCAGCCATATGGACCCCCAGCACCGCCTCTTGCTGGAAGTGGCCTGGCACGCGCTTGAAGATGCCGGCGCGGCGGACCGGCCGCGCCGGCCGTCGGCCACCGGAGTGTTCCTGGGCATCAGCACGCACGATTACGGCCTGCGCTTCCAGGGGCCGGGGGCATCCTATTCGCCGCTGGCCGCCACGGGCAACTCGGCCAGCACGGCCGCGGGCCGGCTGGCCCACTTGCTGGACGTGAACGGGCCGGCGCTGGTGCTGGATACCGCCTGCTCCTCATCTCTGGTGGCCGTTCACGCCGCCAGCCGAAGCCTGCGTCAGGGCGAGTGCGACATGGCGCTTGCCGGCGGCGTGAACCTGCTGATCAACGATATCCTTACGCAAGGCTTCGCCGCGGCCGGCATGTTGAGTCCCGGCCATGCCTGCCGCACTTTCGATGCCGCAGCCGACGGTTATGTGCGCGGCGAAGGCGGTGGTATCGTCGTATTGAAGCGGCTTGCCGACGCCCTGCGCGATGGCGACCGCATACGCGCGGTCATCCGGGGCGCGGCCGTCAATCACGACGGCAGGGCCAGCTCGCTGACCGCGCCCAATGCATCGGCGCAGGCCGCGCTGATCCGCAAGGCCTTGCGCGACGCAGGCCTGCAGGCGCCGGACGTGCACGTGGTGGAGTGCCACGGCACAGGCACGCCGCTGGGCGATCCCATCGAGGTGCAGGCGCTCGCCGACGTCTACGGCGACGGCCGCGATGCGCCTTTGCTGATCGGTTCCGTCAAGACCAACATCGGCCACCTGGAAGCCGCCGCCGGCATAGCCGGCATGATCAAGGCCGTCCTCATGCTGGAATCCGGCCGGCTTGCGCCGACCTTGCATCAACGGAATCCGAACCCCCGCATTGCATGGGACCGCCTGCCGGTGCAGGTGATCGATGCGCCGCGTCCCTGGCCGCCGTGCCATCCGGCTCGCGCCGCCGTCAGCAGCTTCGGATTCAGCGGCACCAATGCGCACCTGATACTTGAAGCGGCCGGTACGCCTCCCATTGCCATCCAGCACCACGGTCCCATCGTCCTTCCCCTGTCGGCGCCCGACGCCCAAGGCCTGGACAGGTTGGCGGGGACACTGGCCACCTGGCTGGAAGACGGCCGTGCCGACCTGCGCGGGCTGGCGGCCAGCCTGGCGGTGGGCCGTGGCCGATTCCCGTTGCGCGCGGCCGTTGTGGCGCAGGATATTGACGAGGCCATCGCGGGCTTGCGCGCGGTCGCCGCCGGCGACACTCCGCTGGTCGGCGCCCGCGGCCTCGCGCCCGCCGATCCGCCCAGGCTTGGCTTTCTTTATACCGGGCAGGGCAGCCAGTGGGCCGGCATGGGCAAGGACCTGTACGGCGGCGATGCGGCATTCCGCCGCATGGTCGACGACTGCGCCGCGATTGTCGACCCTCTGCTGGGATGCTCGGTGGCCGCGGCGATGTTCGGCGACGATCCGGACAGCGACCTGGCCGACACCCGGCTCGCCCAGCCTGCGCTGTTCATCCTGGGCTATGCCCTGGCCGACAGATTGGCGGCCTGGGGAATCACGCCCCAGATATCGATAGGACACAGCCTGGGCGAATGGGTGGCTGCCTGCCGTGCCGGCGTATTCACGCTGGACCAGGCCTTGCGCCTGGTCGTGCAGCGCGGCACGCTGATGGGGGCCGGCGCGGGCGGCGGCCGCATGGCGGCGGTGTTCGTGTCGCCGGATGCCGTGCCGGACGCCGCGCGCCATCTGCTGAAGCAGGTCGACATCGCCGCCGTCAACGCGCCGGACGAGTTCGTGGTGTCCGGGGCGGCGGCGGACATCGATGCCCTGGGCGCGGGCCTGGAGGCCCACGGCATAGGCTGCCAGCCGCTGCGCACCGCGCATGCCTTCCATTCCCGGCTCATGGATGCGGCGCTGAAACCCTTTGCCGCCGCCATGGCCGGAGCCGCGCTCTCCCCGCCCCGCACGGCGCTGGTCTCCAACCTGACGGGCCAGCTGGACGCTCCCTTCGACACCGAGGATTACTGGGTGCGCCACATACGCGAACCGGTGCGCTTCGCGCAAGGCATGTCGACGCTCGCGGCCAGCGGCGCACGGGTGCTGATTGAAGTGGGCGCCTCGCCCGCCCTGATGGGCGCGGCGTCGCGCACGGCCGACTTCGCGGAGGAGCCGCCCGTCATCGTTCCGACGCTAAGGCGCAATCGTCCGGCCGGACAGACTCTGGGCAATGTCCTGGCCCACCTGTTCGTTGCCGGCGCGGACATCCGCTGGGACGAGGTCTATGCCTCCGCCAAGCGGGTGAGCGCGCCGGGGTATCCCTTTGCGGGCCAGCGGCACTGGATACCCTTGCCGCAGGCCGGCGCCACGATGCCGACGGCAACCGTGCCCTTGCGGGAAGAACGCGGCGACGCCGCTTCCCCGCCCGATATCGCAACGAGCGCGGTTGATGGCGCTCCGATCGATCACCGGCAACAGATTGCCGATGTCCTGGTTCGATCCCTTCAACTGGCGCCCTCGGACGCCCAATCGGAACGCGGCTTCCTTGAACTGGGCGTCGATTCATTGGCGCTTACCGAAGCCGTGGCGACGCTGGAACGGCGTTGGTCCATCGCCATACCCCGGCGGGCGCTGTTCGAGAACCTGGGCAGTCCAGGCCGGCTGATCGCCTATATCTTGCAGGCCTTGACCGAATCGAGCCCCGCGCCTGCACCTGAAATTCCCACGGCAGCGCCGGCCGCTGCGATCGCGCATGCGCCGCAACCCGCAGTCGCGGCGCCGCCGCAGAACATAGGCGATCCCGAAGCGCTGGCCGCCTTTGCCCGCGCCTACGTCGGGCGCAGCCGCGCCTCGCAAGACCAGCGGCGCAAGTACGGCCCCTACCTGGCCGACAGCCGGGCTGTCGCGGGCTTTCGGAATGAAACCCGCTCCATGCTCTACCCCATCGTCGGCGCAAGCGCCCGGGGCAGCCGGCTGATCGATGTGGATGGCAATGAATATGTCGACAGCGCCATGGGCTTCGGCGTGCAGCTTTTCGGACACAGCCCCGCCTTCCTGACCGAGGCGATCAACCGTCATCTGACCGAACGCGGCCTGTTCATCGGGCCGCAGGCGCATCTGGCCGGCGAAGTGGCCGAGCGGCTCTGCCGGATGACGGGCAACGCCCGCGCCGCATTCTGCAATAGCGGAACGGAGGCGGTCATGACCGCCCTGCGCCTGGCGCGCCACACCACGGGACGGCAGCGCATCGCCATGTTCTCGGGCTCGTATCACGGCCACTTCGACGGGACGCTGGCCCAGGCCGGCGCAAACGGAACCACGGTCGCACTGGCCAGCGGCACGCCGCCGGGCATGGTGGGCGACGTGCTGGTGCTGGACTACGGCGACGAAGCCGCCGCGCTGGAAATACTCGCACGCGAGGCATCGACACTGGCCGCGGTCATCGTCGAACCGGTGCAGGGCCGGCGGCCGGATCGCCAGCCGCGCGCCTTCCTGCAGCAAGTGCGCGAACTGACCCGCAAGTCCGGCACGGCATTGATCTTCGACGAAGTGCTGCTGGGCTTTCGCGTGGCGCAAGGCGGGGCGCAAGCCTGGGCCGACGTGCGCGCCGACCTGGTCACCTACGGCAAGATCGTCGGCGGCGGCCTGCCCATAGGCGTGGTGGCGGGCGACGCCGCCTACCTGGACGCCCTGGACGGCGGCGCCTGGTCCTTCGACGGCAAGGAATTGCCGCGTGAGGACCGCAGCTTCTTTGCCGGCACGTTCAACAAGAACCCCTTGGCAATGGTTGCGGCGCAAGCCGTGCTGGCCCATCTGGAGGAGGCCGGGCCCAGCCTGCAAACCTCGCTGAACCAGCGTACGGAATCCTTCGCGGCACGATTGAATGCCGTATTGCAAGCCGAGGAAACCTCCATATCGGTGCATCATTTTTCATCGCTGTACCGCTATGTGGGCGCCAGCGATCTGTTCTACAACCACCTGATCCAGAACGGCGTCTATGTGTGGGAAGGACGCACCTGCTTTCTGTCCACCGCGCATACCGATCAGGATCTGGACCGCATCGCGGCGGCGGTGCAAGCCGCGGTGCGCGCCATGCGGGCGGCAGGCATGCTGGCCCCGCGCACTCCTGCACCTGCGCCGGCCACCCGATCCTCGGAGCCCGAGCGCCTGCCGACGACCCCGGGCCAGCAGGCGCTGCGCCTGCTGGCGTCCTTCAGCCCCGAGACGTCGGCGGCATACAACCAGTCGCTGGTGTTCGACCTGAACGGGCCGCTGGACGTGGCCGCCCTGCAGGCCGCCCTGGGCGAGGTGGTCGACCGGCACGAGGCCCTGCGCACGACCTTTCCGGAAGACGGGGAAAGCCAATTGATACATCCCGTTCTGGCGCCTGATGTCAAGGTCATGGATTCAGACCCGGCACGCGACGGCGCCGAACAGGACTGGCTGGACCGGATGGCTCTGGCACCGCTGGACCTGGAGCGCGGGCCGCTGGTGGTGGCGCGCATCGTCCGCAAATCGCCGGATGCTCATCGCCTGCTGATCGTGATGCCGCACCTGATCACCGATGGATGGTCCATGCAGCTGATGGCGCTGGAGCTGGCGGAACTCTACAGCGCCCGGATCGAAAAGCGCCCGGCGGCGCTGGACATCCCCGTGCCCTATCGCCGTTACATCGATCACTGCCGCAAGCATGCGATGCTGCCCGAACTGGCCGCGTATTGGCAGGATATGTATGCGACGGTGCCGGCGCCTTTGCAACTGCCCACCGACCGGCCGCGTCCAGCCTTGCAGACCTTTTCGGGCGCTTGCGCAAGCCGAGACCGCTTGCCGCCTGAACTGCTGGAACGGCTGCAAGCCCGCGGCCGGCAGACCGGCAGCTCTTTGTTTTCCGTTTGCCTGGCCGCCTACGGCCGGCTCCTGTCCCGCCTGAGCGGACAGGACGAGATGGCGGTCGCCATCTTCTCCGCCGGCCAGCCCGAGCTGCCCGCGTCAACGCTGATGGGCTATTGCGTAAGCGTGCTCCCCGTGCGCATGGATGCCGGCGCCTCCGCCAGCCACGACGGCCTGATCCGCGCGACCCAGCGCGCCGTCGCCGGCGCCATGGCTCACCGCGACTATCCTTATTCCCGCCTGCTGAAAGACCTGAAGCTGCGGCGCGATCCAGCCCGCCCGCCACTGGCCTGCGTATCGTTCAATCTGGATCGTACGGATGCCGCTCCGCACTTTGCCGGCCTGACTACCCAGGTAGAGGCCAATACGCATCAGGCCGTGCGCTGGGATCTGAACTGGAACATGCAGATCGACGCCGACGGCCTGCGCATCGACGCGCATTACAACCGCGACCTGTTCGATGCCGACCGGGTGCAGGGATGGCTGGACAGCTATGTGGCCATCCTGGATGAGCTGGCCGGAAGCGATCCAGGCGGCGGCGCTACGGATCGGGTCGTCCACGGCGCCCTCGACGTCGCCGATGCCCAAGGCGGCTACCCATGCCTGGCGGCGCGGGTAGCGGAGCATGCCGCGCGCACTCCCGACGCGCCGGCTGTACGGGACCGCCGCGGCACGGTCGATTACCGGTCGCTGGATGCCTATGCCGCCGGCCTGGCCGCGCAACTGGCCAAGGCCGGGGTACAGGCCGGCGACCGCGTCGCCTTCCGGCTGGAGCGCGGGCTGGGTCCCGTGGTGGCGATACTGGCCATCATGCGCCTGGGCGCCGCCTTTGTGCCGCTGGATGACGAGCATCCCGATGAACATCATGCAGCCATCCTGCAAGACAGCGCGGCCCGCGTGTTGATCGCGGAACCGGGTACCGGACGCGCGCCGGCGGGTACTCCCATCGTGCCGTGGTCGCGCGCGCCACGTGAACCGCTCGAAAGGGATACGGCGGCAACTCCATCGCCATGCCAGGCCGTGGCCGGCGGCGACATCGCCTATATCCTGTACACCTCCGGTTCCACGGGACGCCCCAAGGGCGTGCTTATATCGCATGAAGCCGTGCACACTTATGTCACGGCGCTGCTGGCCCGGCTGGGCGCGACGGCGCCCATGTCGTTCGCCATCGTCACCTCGTTCGCGGCGGACCTGGGCTATACCTCCGTCCTGGGCGCCTTGTGGACGGGCGGCCTGCTGCATGCGGTCGATGCCGACTCGGCCCGCGATCCGGCGGCCCTGCAGCAATGGCTGACGGAAACGCCGGTGGATGCCCTGAAGATCGTCCCGTCCCACCTTGCGGCGCTGCTGGATGCGCCGCAAGCGGCCGCCCTGCTGCCGCGCCATGCCTTGATACTGGGAGGCGATGCGCTGGCATGGGGATTGGTGGATCGCATCCGCGCGCTGGGCGCGGGCTGCCGCGTCTACAACCACTACGGCCCGACCGAAACCACGATAGGCGCGTGCATGACCGAGGCGACGGCCGCCTTGCGTATGGAAGACAGTCCAATGGTGCCGGTGGGGCCGCCGCTGGCCGGCTATGAGGTGCGCATCCTGGGTAGCGACGGCAGCGTGCTGGAGGACGGCGACGAGGGCGAGATCGTCATCAGCGGTCCCGCGGTGGCCGCCGGCTATACCCATGGCGACGCCGGCGCAGGGCCTTTCACGCTTGCCCGGGACGGGCGGCGCAGCTATCGCACCGGCGACATTGGACGCCGCCATCCCGACGGAGCCATCGCATTCCTTGGCCGCCAGGGCGACATGGTGAAGATCCGCGGCCACCGCATCGAACCGGCGGGGCTGGCGGAAACGATCCGGACATGCCCCGGCGTGCGCGACGCCGCGGTGCTGGTCGATCAGGCCGCGGGGCGCGAACCCAGCCTTGTCGCCGCCGTTGCCGGCGACATCGGCAAGGACGACGTCCTTGCCTGGCTGACGCAGCGCGTACCCAAGGCCATGGTGCCTGCGCGCGTGCTGATGTTGCCGGCCCTGCCGCTGACCGTCAACGGCAAAGTGGACCGGCAGGCTTTGCTGCGCGCCGCCTCGGATCCCGCCCCGGCACCGCCGGCCGACACGCACGAAAACCAGCAAGCAAGCACAGGCGGCGCGGCGGCGGACATACTGCGAGGCCTATGGTGCGACGTCCTGCAGCGTCCCGACATTGCACTGGATGACGACTTCTTCGCCTTGGGCGGCGACTCCATCATGGCCATACAGATCGTCGGCCGCGCCAGGGCCGCGGGCTTGGCCCTGACGCCCGCCCAGGTATTCCAGGCGCCGACCGTGCGCGCGCTGGCGCAGCTTGCCGTTCCGGTACAGGCGGCGGCAGCCGGCCTGGCCCCACTGGCTCACCCGGTAGCCCTCACGCCGATTCAGCAATGGTTTCTTGAAACGCCGATGGCGGACCGGAATCGCTGGTGCCTGACCGCCGTATTCCAGACCTCGATGGACGTGGGCGCAGCGGCGCTGCGGGAAACGCTGCTGGCCATGGTCGAGCGCCACGATGCGCTGCGTACGCGATGGAACGCCGCGGCGGAAGAGCAAACCCAGCAGACAGGTCGGGCTGATGCGCCAAACGTCATCATCGCCGAAGCCGGCGCCGGCATGACGCAAGAGGCCCTTCAGGCAATGGAGGACCTGTTGGCGGACCAGTTGATGGACCAACTGGACATTGCGGCCGGGCGCATCATTGCGGCGGGCGCGATCCGGGCGGGCCTGTCGGATACCCGAATCGTGATCGCCGCCCACCACGGCCTGACCGACATGGTGTCCTGGGGCATTTTGGCCGATGACCTGGCAACGGGCTTGTCCAAGGGAACCCAGGCCATCGCGGCGGCTTCCACGTCGTGGTCATGGTGGGCGCAGTCGCTGGCGCGGCAGCGCGAGGCCATGGCCGGCACGCTGCCTTACTGGCGGCGCGTGGCCGCACAGGCCAATGACGCCATGGCGCTGCCCATGGACCACGCGCGGGCCGCCGACCTGGAAGGCGATGTGCGGGAAGCGCGCCTGCGCATCGAGGCGGACACGGCATCCCGCTACTTCACGGGCATGGCGTCGGTCTTCGGACTGCGTGCGCATGAAGCGGTCCTGGCGGGGCTGGGCCGATGCCTGGTCGACTGGGCGGGCGGAACGCTGGCCGTCGAACTGGAAGGCCATGGCCGCCAGCCCCTGGACGCGTCCATCGACCTGTCACGCACGGTGGGATGGTTCACCACGCGTTACCCCGTGGTGCTTCCCTGCGCGATGGCTCATGACGAAGAGGGCTGGCTGGTCGCCGCCAAAGAGACGCTGCGCCAGATCCCGGACGATGGCATGGGCTACGGCCTATTGCGCTATGGCGGCGATCCCGCATTGCGGGCTGAGCCGGCCGTGTCGTTCAATTTCGTGGGCGAACTGAAACAGTTCGGAGCCGGCCGGCTTGCCCTGCTGCGCCTGGGCGCCGGCCAGGAGCGCGATCCGCATGCCGGCCGCCGCCACGTGCTGGCCTTCGATGGATGGCTGGAAGAAGGCAGCCTGGTGATTTCCTGCCGTTACGGCGCCCGCCATGCGCCGGAGACCATCACGGCGCTGCTCGCCCGCCTGGAAAATCGGTTCATGTCGATGCTGCAAACGTGCGAATCATCGTCGGCGGCGGTCTATACGCCATCGGACTTTACAGCCATGGATTTCTCGCAGGATGAATTGGACCGACTGATGGGCGAGCTGGGCGATCCATGA